The Chionomys nivalis chromosome 4, mChiNiv1.1, whole genome shotgun sequence genome contains the following window.
CATTTGTCTCATTTGCTTTGAcattcccctctttctttctccctcccttttccttccttccctctcctccccctccccgccccttccttccttcaggttTGGCTGAAGTCCCCAGTCCATCTCCATTCCACCTTCCTTCCCGGAGTAGCCATTAACATGAATTACGGTGCTTTCTACCCATTTTAAGTGCTTCTtctgacacatgcacacacctgtgaacaATCTGTGGAACATGTGTGTGCTTTGAAAGTCACGATAAATCATACTGCATTTGGGAGCTGGGGGGTTGTTTTGAGATGAGAGTCATGgtatacagcccaggctgacctcacactcccGCGACTCCTGCCTCTCTGTCGTTTACAGTGCTGGTGTGTACCACCAAATTACtaatttccatttaattttcatCAGTAAGATGCTGAAATACATTAGGATATTTTTTTAAGTGCTCCATCAAATCCGCTATccagccagtgagatgactcagtgggtaaaggcatttgctgccaaacctgaagaCCCAGTTCAATCccccatggtagaaggaaagaattgacaCTCACTCCCACaggatgtcctctggcctctacacacatggTGAGGTGCACACATGCAGTGAGtcaacaaatgttaaaaaaaaaaaaaaaaaaaaaaagcttaggaataaaataaaaacaaaccatgcTGACAATAACAAAAGATGAGTTTTTAGGTTCCAAACCACGTGGACGGCGTCGGGGGCCGCCGTGGTCCCTGTAGCGTTCCCAGCTCCCGGCCCTCCGCGGACTGCGCGCACATGGCGACCCAGGCGCACTCCCTCAGCTACGCGGGGTGCAACTTCTTGCGCCAGCGGCTGGTCCTGTCCACCCTGAGCGGGCGCCCGGTCAAGATCCGGAGGATTCGGGCCAGGGACGACAACCCAGGCCTTCGAGattttgaagcaagctttataaGACTGTTGGACAAATTAACTAATGGTTCTCGAATTGAAATCAACCAAACGGGAACATCCTTGTATTACCAGCCTGGCCTCCTGTATGGTGGGTCTGTGGAGCACGACTGCAGTGTTCTCCGTGGCATTGGCTATTACCTCGAGGCTCTGCTCTGCCTGGCTCCATTCATGAAGCACCCATTAAAAATCGTCCTGCAAGGAGTGACCAATGACCAGGTTGACCCTTCGGTTGATGTTCTTAAAGCAACAGCACTCCCTCTATTGAAACAGTTTGGGATTGATGGCGAGTCATTTGAGCTAAAGATCTTGCGACGGGGAATGCCTCCTGGCGGAGGAGGTGAAGTGCTTTTCTCGTGCCCTGTAAGGAAGGTCCTGAAGCCCGTTCAGCTCACAGACCCAGGGAAAATCAAGCGAATCAGAGGGATGGCGTACTCAGTGCGCGTATCCCCTCAGATGGCAAACCGGATTGTGGACTCTGCCAGGAGCATCCTCAACAAATTCATACCCGACATCTATATTTACACAGATCACATGAAAGGCGTTAACTCTGGCAAGTCTCCAGGCTTTGGACTGTCACTGGTGGCAGAGACTACCAACGGTACCTTCCTGAGCGCTGAACTGGCCTCTAATCCCCAGGGCCAGGGAGCAGcagttcttcctgaggacctcgGCAGGAACTGTGCGAAGCTGCTGCTTGAAGAAATCTACTCGACCAACCAAAGTCTAGTTCTGCTGCTCATGACCCTTGGACAGCAGGACGTTTCCAAAGTGCTGCTGGGACCACTCTCCCCCTACACGATAGAATTTTTGCGGCACTTGAAGAGCTTTTTCCAGGTTATgtttaaaattgaaacaaagcCGTGTGGTGAAGAACTCAAGGGTGGGGACAAAGTGCTGATGACCTGCGTTGGTATTGGCTTCTCTAACCTCAGCAAGACTCTCAAGTGACACTGTCGCAACATAAGGCTCCGTTGTGTATGGATGAAGCAGAAGCTGCGAAGGGCCAAAGGGACAAGTCCAGATATGACCATCCGGGACAGGACAGCCTCGTAACACTGAGGGCTGAATTACTAATTTACCACTGAAAATACTGATGTGCAGATAAAAGACATCTCTACCATGTGACCTCCAGCTGCTTCTCCAGTGACAGTGGCATTCCTTAGATGCCCACGCTGTGAGCCTCCCAACTCACCTGGAGGAGGGGCCCTCAGGAAGCAGTCATGCTGCCAGAACACTCCTGTGTCTTTGGACTGTGGTTTTGTGCAGGATTAATGCCGCAGTGAGTGTGGAAGCCCTCTGTTGATCGCAACAAACCCTGAGAATGCTGGGAGCTGGGGCATTTGTTTATCTCCTGTCTTGTGAACAAGTTGTGTGGGCACATGCTGAACTTCATCTGGTACACTGTGTTTGCAAGGTTGGGATGGGGAGGACAGTTATGGGTGTCTTTAGAGGTTTTATGTGTCCCAGGTATggcataaattttgtttttattcttctaataTCACTAGAGTATAAATTATTTCcataagaaaattcaaaaaaaaaaaagatgagttttTATTGTACTCCCTTGGGATAAAAGATTAGCTGGACAGAGAACACTTGGCTAGCATTTGCGAAGccctggtttgatccccagcacaaagtgggtgagagagagagagagagagagagagagagagagagagagagagagagagaagcactatggtgtgtgtgtgtgtgtgtgtgtgtgtgtgtgtgtgtgtgtgtgtttcctctcaCATTTATCATTTCAGGTCCACAGCAACCTGGGAGAGCAGTTATTACCAACTCCACTTAGATAAGGGATGGATTTCAGAAAACTGAAAGACTCGTGATAGTGATTTATAGCAACACAGactgcttcaaaataagaaaaagacgTATATTGGTAGATCATTTGCCTAGCACGCATGGGGTCCGTGGTTCTATCCCTAACACCACAGGGTGAAGGTGGGGAAAGTTCAGGGACTTGTTCAAGGCTAAAGCCATAAAGCAGAACCTGAAGTCAAATGCTGTCCTCCTAGTCAGTTTGGGCAGTGCATCTCAACACATTGCCTTCCATAGTACCCTGGGGTAACTCATgctgaaagagagacagacacagagacagaaaaagtcaGAGTgagttcatatatatgtatacgtgGAGGCCACAGGACAACCTGGCATTTCAGTTCtctatttttagagacagggactCTTCCTGACCTGGGACTTGTCCAGTGAaccccagagatccacttgtttgCATTTCCCCTGAGCTGGGGTTACGTGTGTATGTCATTCTCAGGACCACAAAGCAAGCCCTTTCCTGACTGAGCTATCTTCACAGTCCCTCACAACTTTTCATTTTACCCTTCTGCCTTCAGTAGAGAACAAAAGTGCTGGATAGAACAACTCCTTGCTGAACAAACGCCAGAATCAAGAAATGGGCTGggggctaggcatggtggcacacacttttaaacctAGCATTCAgcaggtagaggcaagcagaggtctgagtttgaggccagccagggctacttggTGAGCCTCTGcagttatttgttgttgtttgtttgtctgaataaaagtaaaaacaaaataaaaaagaggaagagaggaagagagcaggGACCCTGGCATAGCAATGCCCCTGTGGTCTCAACTActggaaaggctgaggcagggaacaGCCTTTGAAACAGCaagatctttaaaagaaagaaagaaagaaaggagggaaggaaggaaggaaggaaggaaggaaggaaggaaggaaggaaggaaggaagaaagaaaataagtatcagagaagaaaataggggaagagaagaaaaaatgaagagttgggtagtggtggcacaagcctttaatcccagcacttgggaggcag
Protein-coding sequences here:
- the LOC130873330 gene encoding RNA 3'-terminal phosphate cyclase-like protein: MATQAHSLSYAGCNFLRQRLVLSTLSGRPVKIRRIRARDDNPGLRDFEASFIRLLDKLTNGSRIEINQTGTSLYYQPGLLYGGSVEHDCSVLRGIGYYLEALLCLAPFMKHPLKIVLQGVTNDQVDPSVDVLKATALPLLKQFGIDGESFELKILRRGMPPGGGGEVLFSCPVRKVLKPVQLTDPGKIKRIRGMAYSVRVSPQMANRIVDSARSILNKFIPDIYIYTDHMKGVNSGKSPGFGLSLVAETTNGTFLSAELASNPQGQGAAVLPEDLGRNCAKLLLEEIYSTNQSLVLLLMTLGQQDVSKVLLGPLSPYTIEFLRHLKSFFQVMFKIETKPCGEELKGGDKVLMTCVGIGFSNLSKTLK